In the Lepus europaeus isolate LE1 chromosome 18, mLepTim1.pri, whole genome shotgun sequence genome, one interval contains:
- the FOXN1 gene encoding forkhead box protein N1 codes for MVSLLPPQSDVSLPGSARLEGEPRGDLMQAPGLPGSPAPQSKHSSFSCSSFVPDGPPEDASSLPPHSPSIASPGPEQVQGHCPPGPGPGPFRLSPSDKYPGFGFEEGPASSPGRFLKGSHVPFHPYKRHVHEDLFPEAQAALALQGHSFKTPGPLEAFEEIPVDVGESEAFLPGFPAEAWCNGLPYPSQEHSPQVLGSEVKLKPPALENGPGMYCYQPPLQHVYCPSQPPFHQYSPGGGSYPVPYLGSSHYPYQRIAPQAGTDGHQPLFPKPIYSYSILIFMALKNSKTGSLPVSEIYNFMTEHFPYFKTAPDGWKNSVRHNLSLNKCFEKVENKSGSSSRKGCLWALNPAKIDKMQEELQKWKRKDPIAVRKSMAKPEELDSLIGDKREKLGSPLLGCPPPGLAGSSSIRPLVPPAGLPPPLHSLHPAPGPIPGKNPLQDLLGGHVPSCYGPTYPHLSPGLAPPGPPQPLFPQPDGHLELRAQPGTPQDSPLPAHTPPSHGTKLLAEPSPARTVHDTLLPDGDLGTDLDAINPSLTDFDFQGNLWEQLKDDSLALDPLVLVTSSPTSSSMPQPPPPPHGFPPGPCLAETGNGAGDLAPPGSGGSGALGDLQLTTLYSAFMELEPTPPTAPAGPSMYLSPSSKPLALA; via the exons ATGGTGTCGCTCCTCCCGCCACAGTCTGACGTCTCGCTGCCGGGCTCCGCCAGGCTGGAGGGCGAGCCCCGAGGGGACCTCATGCAGGCGCCGGGCCTCCCGGGCTCCCCTGCCCCACAGAGT AAGCACTCCAGCTTCAGCTGCTCCTCATTTGTGCCCGACGGCCCTCCAGAAGACGCAtcttccctgcccccacacagcCCCAGCATTGCGTCACCGGGCCCTGAGCAAGTCCAGGGCCACTGCCCACCCGGACCTGGCCCGGGCCCCTTCCGGCTCTCACCGTCGGACAAGTACCCCGGCTTCGGCTTTGAGGAGGGCCCAGCAAGCAGCCCCGGGCGCTTCCTCAAGGGCAGCCATGTGCCCTTCCACCCGTACAAGCGGCATGTCCACGAGGACCTCTTCCCCGAGGCGCAGGCGGCACTGGCCCTCCAAGGACACTCCTTTAAGACCCCGGGACCACTGGAGGCCTTCGAGGAGATCCCGGTGGATGTGGGGGAGTCCGAGGCCTTCCTGCCTGGCTTCCCCGCAGAGGCCTGGTGCAATGGGCTCCCCTacccaagccaggagcacagCCCCCAAGTCCTG GGTTCAGAGGTCAAGCTCAAGCCCCCGGCCCTGGAGAATGGCCCTGGGATGTACTGCTACCAGCCCCCCCTGCAGCACGTGtactgcccctcccagccccccttCCACCAG TACTCACCAGGTGGTGGCAGCTACCCGGTGCCCTACCTGGGCTCGTCACACTATCCCTACCAGCGGATCGCACCCCAGGCCGGCACTGATGGGCACCAGCCGCTCTTCCCCAAACCCATCTACTCCTACAG caTCCTCATCTTCATGGCCCTGAAGAACAGTAAAACTGGAAGTCTTCCCGTCAGTGAGATCTACAACTTCATGACGGAGCACTTTCCTTACTTCAAG ACGGCGCCTGATGGCTGGAAGAATTCTGTCCGTCACAACCTTTCCCTCAACAAGTGCTTCGAGAAGGTGGAGAACAAATCGGGCAGTTCCTCTCGCAAGGGCTGCCTATGGGCCCTCAATCCAGCCAAGATCGACAAGATGCAGGAGGAGCTACAGAAGTGGAAGCGGAAAGACCCCATTGCTGTGCGCAAAAGCATGGCCAAGCCAG AAGAGCTGGACAGCCTCATTGGAGACAAGAGGGAGAAGCTGGGCTCCCCGCTACTGGGCTGTCCGCCCCCTGGGCTGGCAGGCTCCAGCTCCATCCGGCCACTGGTACCTCCCGCTGGGCTCCCTCCACCGCTGCATTCACTCCACCCAGCTCCGGGCCCCATTCCTGGCAAGAATCCCCTGCAGGACCTACTAGGGGGCCACGTGCCCTCCTGCTATGGGCCAACATACCCGCACCTCTCACCAGGCCTGGCCCCTCCTGGACCCCCACAGCCGTTGTTCCCACAGCCAGATGGGCACCTTGAGCTGCGGGCCCAGCCAGGCACCCCCCAGGACTcgcccctacctgcccacaccccacccagCCACGGCACCAAGCTGCTGGCTGAGCCTTCCCCAGCCAGGACGGTGCATGACACCCTCCTGCCAGACGGAGACCTCGGGACTGACCTGGATGCCATCAACCCCTCTCTCACCGACTTCGACTTCCAGG GAAATTTGTGGGAACAGCTGAAGGATGACAGCTTGGCCCTTGACCCCCTGGTACTGGTGACCTCATCCCCGACATCATCTTCGATGCCACAGCCTCCACCGCCACCCCACGGCTTCCCTCCAGGGCCCTGTTTAGCAGAGACAGGCAACGGGGCCGGCGACTTGGCGCCACCAGGCAGCGGGGGCTCCGGGGCCCTGGGAGACCTGCAACTCACCACCCTTTACTCAGCCTTCATGGAGCTGGAGCCCACACCCCCCACGGCCCCCGCTGGCCCCTCCATGtacctcagccccagctccaagcCCTTGGCTTTGGCGTGA
- the UNC119 gene encoding protein unc-119 homolog A: MKVKKGGGGAGTGAEPAPGASGRSLEPTLDPRAESESGSESEPEAGPGPRPGPLQRKQPIGPEDVLGLQRITGDYLCSPEENIYKIDFVRFKIRDMDSGTVLFEIKKPPASERLPINRRDLDPNAGRFVRYQFTPAFLRLRQVGATVEFTVGEKPVNNFRMIERHYFRNQLLKSFDFHFGFCIPSSKNTCEHIYDFPPLSEELISEMIRHPYETQSDSFYFVDDRLVMHNKADYSYSGNP; the protein is encoded by the exons ATGAAGGTGAAGaagggcggcggcggggccgggacGGGGGCGGAGCCCGCTCCGGGGGCCTCGGGCCGGAGCCTGGAGCCCACGCTGGATCCGCGGGCTGAATCCGAATCCGGGTCCGAGTCGGAGCCAGAGGCAGGCCCGGGGCCCAGGCCGGGGCCGCTGCAGAGGAAGCAGCCCATCGGGCCGGAGGACGTGCTGGGGCTGCAGCGGATCACGGGCG ACTACCTGTGCTCCCCCGAGGAGAATATCTACAAGATCGACTTCGTCCGGTTCAAGATTCGGGACATGGACTCAGGCACCGTCCTCTTTGAAATCAAGAAACCTCCAGCCTCAG AGCGGTTGCCCATCAACCGGCGGGATCTGGACCCCAATGCTGGGCGCTTTGTCCGCTACCAGTTCACCCCTGCCTTTCTCCGCCTGAGGCAGGTGGGAGCCAC GGTGGAGTTCACGGTGGGAGAGAAGCCCGTCAACAACTTCCGCATGATCGAGAGGCACTACTTCCGGAACCAGCTGCTCAAAAGCTTTGATTTCCACTTCGGCTTCTGCATCCCCAGCAGCAAGAACACCTGCGAACACATCTACGACTTCCCCCCACTCTCTGAGGAGCTGA TCAGCGAGATGATCCGTCACCCATACGAAACACAGTCTGACAGCTTCTACTTCGTGGATGACCGGCTGGTGATGCACAACAAAGCAGACTATTCCTACAGCGGGAACCCCTGA